CAATAGATTACATACTAAAAGTGCATTTctcttatttgaattatttatATATGGAGGGGTGTCCAATAGATTACATACTAAAAGTGCATTTctcttatttgaattatttaaagAGGTACTAGCAAGTAGCAACACCTGTCTAACTATGGGGCCAATTAGAATGTTCAATTCCCTGTCCAAGAAGGAAAAAACTCTCATAGCAGCTTCCTCTCTGGGTTCTGGAATGCATTTTTGACAAGAAAAAAGAGAAGTACAGAAGTGACCAATAATTGAATTTGACAATTAGTGGACCTTATATCATGAAATGCATATAGTTAGATTAACCCTCTAATCAAGAAAATCCACTGATCTGATAGCGCCTTTCTTTGACCGGAAAGCGGGAGACTAAGTTGGCGTTTCAACATAGGAATGGGAGCAGTTTGAATGGATGCCTTTTTCCCTTGTTGAATCAGCCAAGTCAGTAGCCTTTCTTTTATGCGGGATTGCCTGTTGATGCAAGGAATAAGGGCTGGCTTCCGATTCTGTTATTCCGTTAGCCTTAGTTAGTCGTTTAGTCAAAGCCGTATGTATGCCCCTTTCGAATCGTTCTATCATTCGAAGTAGTTTGAACATAAGAATTGTGAAACTTTCgaataaattgaatttttttaaagTGAAAATCGTATTTATTAATTAGAGGTATGTTTGGGCATGAATGCAATTTTGAactgtttttaaatttttgttaattgaaattaaaattaaaaattttccgaaaaacAATGAACTTCTTTTATGGCCAACGGGCCCTTAGAATTAAAAATTAACCAATGAGTCCATCAAAGAATGCCAGGAAATTTCCAAGTCAATCAGTTACTATGGTGGAATTGGTCCTTTATTCTAAGTCAAAAGAAATTGCCAATCTGCAGCTTGTGACTTCTTTTTATCTTCTTTCACTCACGGCCGCATATTCAAATGAAATTTCATCTCACTACTGATTCAAACGTCAAGTCAGTAGTTAATGAGAAGCTTCATATTGGTGGATTGGTtgcgttcaaccttttctttcccttttttaTTTGCCCTTTTCAATTTTGTCAGCCATATAAATTCAGATTTCTTGACCCTTTTAATAagaaatataaagaagaaaaatagtactagtatatctTCATTATCATCTTGCAGTAGAGCTCTTAGAATTAAGGTGACAAAGTCATATGAGCCATGGCTTTGTTATGGGCAACACTTCTAGTTGCTCTATTTGTATATGCCTTATATGAGCTGCTAAACATTCAGAAGAGAAAAAGGTTTCCTCCAGGTCCAAGAGGACTTCCCATTTTAGGACATCTTCATTTGTTAGGTAAAAACCCACACCAAGATTTACAAAAACTAGCCAACAAACATGGTCCTATTATGTATATGCGATTGGGACTAGTACCTGCAATCGTTGCCTCGTCTGCTGATGCAGCCGAGAAAGTCCTCAAGACAAATGATCACATCTTTGCTAGTAGGCCGCACCACGAGGCATCTCAGTATATGGCTTATGGCCAGAAGAATTTGATTTTTGCGAAGTATGGACCATATTGGCGTAACATACGCAAATTGTGCACCGTGCACCTTTTGAGTAGTCATAAGATCAATTCATTTCAGTCCATGAGAAAGCAACAAGTTCAACTTCTGATTGATTCACTTAAAAGGGAAGCTCATGATCGCATTGTTGTTGATCTTAGTGCAAAGATTACGTCCTTGAATGCCAACTTGACTTGCCTAATGGTATTTGGAAAGAAGTACATGGATGAGGACTTGGATAAAAGGGGATTCAAAGCTGTAGTCCAAGATGTTGTGCATTTAGCTGCAACACCAAATCTTGGAGATTTTTTCCCCTTTCTTGGTGTTATTGATCTCCAAGGGCTCACTCGCAAGCTCAAAGATCTTTCAAAGGTGTTTGATGAGTTTCTTGAGAAGATTATTGATGAACATGTTCAGTCTCATGACCAGAAACAAACCAAGGATTTTGTCGACACAATGATGGAGATTATGCAATCAGGAGAAGCAGAGTTTCAGTTTGACCGTCGACATATAAAAGCTATCCTCTTGGTATGTACTGCTATCCCATTTTATCATACTAATATAAGCTCAAGAAATCACAAATCTTAAGATTATTGCTCATTTCACTAATAATTTCCCCTATTTCTATACAGGACATGCTTATGGCTGCAATGGACACTTCAGCAACATCAGTAGAATGGATATTGACAGAGCTTCTTAGGCACCCTAATGTGATGAAGAAACTCCAAAAAGAGTTAGATGAAGTGGTAGGAATTGAAAGGATGGTAGAAGAATCAGACTTGGAGAATTTGAAGTACTTAGACATGGTTGTAAAAGAGGGCCTGAGGCTGCATTCCGTAGTGCCAATAATGCATCATGAGGCCATGGAAGATTGTGTCGTCGATGGCTTCCACATACAAAAGGGATCCAGAATCATGATTAATTGTTATGCAGTTCAGAGGGATCCAAATGTTTGGCCAGAGCCTGAAAAGTTTTTCCCTGAGAGATTTGTTGGGAGCAGCGTAGATATTCGTGGACGTGATTTTCAACTTTTACCATTTGGCTCTGGTAGAAGAAGCTGCCCCGGAATGCAATTGGGGGTTACCATTGTTCGCCTTGTGGTTGCACAATTGGTGCATTGCTTTGATTGGGAGATTCCAAATGGTATGCAGCCTCTTGATTTAGAAATTGACGAGCAGTTTGGGTTAGTAACATGCAAAGAAAAGCCTTTGATGGCTATTCCTACTTATAGACTAAAGGAAGATGCAAATACATTGCAGATGTAAGAGAACTAGTCTCTCTAAGCTACTGATAATATTACACAAGCGTAATCTAAAGTTCTCCTCAGTATTGTGATTGTTGTAAATTTCCCCAGTTATTCAACAAATACTATATTGACAGTACATCTATGCCTAATCATATTGGAATTCGCCAGTAGTCTCATTATGCACACAATcgaccttttcttttttttttgtttccctttttactGTGTTGGTGACGTCCAATCCTACTCTTGCAATGAAAGTAGTAAGGTCACAACAATAATAAACACAATAAAGGTTGGGATCGAATCTCAGGAGAAGTATGGTGTGTGCTAATGTGTCCAACTGAGTGCAAACTTGATGTTTCCTATTGTattcttgtcatgacccaaaattccactagtcgtgatgacacctaactcaacccgctaggtaagccaattaacaactatccaattctaatgaTATTACCAAGACAAATAAACGATAGTAATTTATTGaattttatacatttcccaaagactggtagtacaaatgagcttttaagaatagaatttacaaagttgaaatgagataaatacatcgtctgtttgaaaagtacataaacagagttttatagatctaaagctaccacgaacaaggggcagctacaaacgcgacgcaggtacatcttcaatccagctcccatcgaacacagcaaccaacatttgcatgcaaggtgcagaagtgtagtatgagtacaaccgaccctatatactcagtaaataacaaacctaaccttaggtttaaagtagtgacgagctaacacaaggttgggaccaataccaatatcccacaacagttcataacaacataatacaagtaatgaaagatgtatctcagaagtaaaatgctcagctcgttcacagttccagaaaatagtcatgcttttcaagtatcttagtgaaaactcaaatcttttaccaaaaatgccaaaaatacgagtaagtttgaaaactgtaaaaaattttccaaatatcctttccacaataaataaaatatttcatttttctttccagatagcaagtgtgaaatacctctatgcccacatatcaatgtgtgtaaaaagtcatgaatgacatgataccgtataacatgagaaaaaatgcatctctatacttgtatgtcatgtatgcatgccaatgccatgtatctcagagatgaatcatgtactcacactctcagagtactcaatctcactgtctcactctttccactcatcatgatcaaccactcggtactgtatatggctcaTACggcccatggaagatccatcccggaatatatacatcattgaccatcagtcactcagtaccgaggaaggccaattcggccccatggagaagatccatctcaaggtatataaatgcttcggacaagatccatttcagggaagatccatccctcaatataatcaaccacgctcacttggggtgtacagactccagaggggctcctacagcccaagcgctataatccgcacacataattcacatgctataatatcaatatctggatccgcacggacaactcacgtgcttatcacgacccaaaaacctaatctgtcgtgatggcgcctatcgtggaactaggcaagccaactaatttccaaacaaactgatattttcatttcaaagataatttcaatactatttaacataaaaccttcatttaaggagttcaaataaaaaaaaaatagaagtgcgaaaaagaaaagcccgacatcggagtgtcactagtcatgaacatCTACTATAATCCGTCTAACATTattaaggctaactcagcctgaaaaatagctaaatacaactagaggaagataagagggagaagagtagggggctgcgatcgccaaacagctaccttgctttctctaagaaaatctgcaaccaggacactcaataaccgctaccgtgtccagctacacctgaatctgcatacaaggtgcagggagtaatgtgagtacgccaactcagtaagtaacaacaataaataaagactgagtagtagtgtcgagcaataaagcatataacgttcatatcatgaaatctcagtaaagtacaacatgctttaaaaatcagtgtttgaatgaaatcatcttgtttaaacccagttccagtaaaaatcatttacagatgtttttcaacagttttcaaacagagataaatgcaaaggtgagaaaaaatgatgaaatcataagcaGCTCCTCGGGcgaaaacatcactcatatacagtccctcgggcaaacctcacagtcacttgt
This sequence is a window from Nicotiana tomentosiformis chromosome 5, ASM39032v3, whole genome shotgun sequence. Protein-coding genes within it:
- the LOC104108005 gene encoding cytochrome P450 71AU50-like; the encoded protein is MALLWATLLVALFVYALYELLNIQKRKRFPPGPRGLPILGHLHLLGKNPHQDLQKLANKHGPIMYMRLGLVPAIVASSADAAEKVLKTNDHIFASRPHHEASQYMAYGQKNLIFAKYGPYWRNIRKLCTVHLLSSHKINSFQSMRKQQVQLLIDSLKREAHDRIVVDLSAKITSLNANLTCLMVFGKKYMDEDLDKRGFKAVVQDVVHLAATPNLGDFFPFLGVIDLQGLTRKLKDLSKVFDEFLEKIIDEHVQSHDQKQTKDFVDTMMEIMQSGEAEFQFDRRHIKAILLDMLMAAMDTSATSVEWILTELLRHPNVMKKLQKELDEVVGIERMVEESDLENLKYLDMVVKEGLRLHSVVPIMHHEAMEDCVVDGFHIQKGSRIMINCYAVQRDPNVWPEPEKFFPERFVGSSVDIRGRDFQLLPFGSGRRSCPGMQLGVTIVRLVVAQLVHCFDWEIPNGMQPLDLEIDEQFGLVTCKEKPLMAIPTYRLKEDANTLQM